The Stigmatella aurantiaca DW4/3-1 genome contains the following window.
CGGCCACGCGCAGGACCGCCGTGGCCCCGGCCTCGTGGGCCCACCCCTCGGCCTCGGCGGGGAGCGCCTCGGGCGGCAGCACCAGGAGGGCCAGGTCCACCGAGGCCAGCGTCTGCCGGGTGCGCGCAATGCCCAGGGCCTCGAGGCGGCCCGGCGTCTCCCGCAGGCCCGCGGTGTCCAGCAAGGACAGGGCGAGCCCGTTCCACTCGACGCGGGCCTCCAGCACGTCGCGCGTCGTGCCCGGCTCGGCATCCACGAGCGCCCGCGCCTCGCCCACCAGCCGGTTGAAGAGGGTGGACTTGCCCGCGTTCACCGGCCCGTAGAGCGCCACCCGGGCGCCCCGGCGCACCAGCCGGCCCCGGCCCGCCTCGGACAGGAGCGCCTCGGCCTCGGAGCGCAGCGCCGCCACGCGCGGGCCCGCCCCCTCGTCGGCCCCTTCCGCCTCGTCCGGAAAGTTGAGCACCCCTTCCAGGTCCGCGTGCAGGGCGCGCAGCGGCTCCTCCAGCGCGCGCACCCGGTGGGAGAGCGCGCCGGCCAGGCCCGCCGCGGCCGCCCTCACCGCGGCCTCCGAGTCCGCCGCCACCAGGTCCGCCACGGCCTCCGCGCGCGTCAGGTCGATGCGGCCCTGGAGGAAAGCGCGGCGGGTGAACTCTCCCGGGCGAGCCGGGCGCACGCGCTCGTCCTCCAACACGCGCGCCAGCAGCAGTTGCAGCAGCCGGGGGCTGCCATGGGCCTGCAACTCCACCACGTCCTCGCCCGTGAAGGAGTGGGGCGCGCGGAAGTAGAGGAACAGCCCCTCATCGAGCGTGAGGCCCTGGGCATCCACGAACGACGCCAGGTACGCGTGGCGCGGCACGGGCGCCTCGGGGATGCCCGGTGCCAAGCGCCGGCCCACCTCCAGCGCGGCGGGGCCGGACAGCCGGAGGATGCCCACGGCCCCCGCGGCGGGCGCGGTGGCCAGGGCGGCGATGGTCCCCTGCGGGCTCAGCGGGGGCCCTGCTCCGGCGTCGAGCCCCGGGCGGCCTTCTCGACGCTCTCGCGGTTCTCCTCGATGTACTGCTCCACCTTCTCGTCATCCAACTCCAGGTCTCGCAGCACACCTGGGTAGACGTAACGGAAGGCGGGGGATGTCTCGTCCCCGCGCAGGCGGAAGCTCATCTTGAGCACCGCCGCGCCGTACAGCTTGTCCTTGAGCGACTTCGCCTTGCCCATGTCATCTCCTGGCGACCCCAAGGCCCAGCTCAGTCCTCGAAGTCGTCCTCATCATCCGGCAGCAGGAACCGCTTGGGCAGCGGTGCCGGCTTGTCGGGGGTGAACACCACGCGCCGGCAACGCCCTTCCCCCTCGCCCGCGACCACGACTCCCGGCACACCTTGCACCGCTTTCAGGACGCGGGCCCGGTCCTCCATCTTCATAGCGGCCAGGGCATAGAAACGCCCGAGGGAGGACGCCTTCTCGGCCAGCTGGCGAGCGGCCAGGGCCAAGGCCGCATCCTCCGCCACCTCCACCGTCCGCTCATCCGCCTCCGACGCGCGTTTGGCGGGCGCGGGGGCCGCAGCGGCCACCGGGGCCGCCTTGGCGGGCCGCGCGGGGGCCGCAGCGGCCACCGGAGCCCGGGCCGGGGGGGCCGAGCGAGGCGCGGGGGGCGCGGGAGGCGCACTGGCCACGTGGGCCGGGGCCGGGGCTGGGGCCGGAGCGGGCTCCTTCCGGTTCCGGGGCTCGGGAAGCACCCCGGCGCCCAGGAGCACCCACCGCCGCTCGACCCCGGGGCGGTGGAGCATCTTGTTGAGGAGGAACTGGAGGGAATCCACCACCTGGCTGCGCCGGCCCGTCTCCACACCCGCGGGCATCCCCGCCTCGAAGTGGAGGGCCACGGCGAGGCTGCCATCCGAGGCGTCCTGGAACTCCAGCCGCGCCGGGTAGCCCATCAGCCCGAGAATGTCGGTGAGCAACCGCTCCACCCGGGCGCGGAACTCGCCGGGGCTGAGCGCCGGGGGCGGGGGAGCGGGCTGCGATGGTGTCTGCGAGGCGGTCACTTGCGCTTGCCTCCCGCGGTGGCCGCCGCCGTGGCGGGGGTTCCCCCACCTCCCCGCTTCTTCTTCTGGTGGTCCAGCCACTTGCGCAGGCCCCACTGCTGGCCGATCGAGAGCAGGTTGTTGGTGAAGATGTAGAGCGAGAGGCCCGCGGGGTACTGCAAGAGCGTCAGCGTGAAGATGATGGGCATCACCCAGATCATGATGCGCGCCTGGGCGGCATCCATCATCTGCGGCTGCATCTTCTGGGTGATGATCATCGACACGCCCAGGGCCAGGGGCAGCAGGTAGGTCGGGTCCTTGTAGGTGAGGTCCCTCCACACCGGCCCGAAGAAGGGCTCCCAGTAAATGTCGAAGCTGTTGCGCAGGGCGGTGAACAGGGCGATCCACACCGGCATCTGGATGAGCAGCGGCAGACAGCCGCCCAGCGGGTTCACCTTGGCCTGCTGGTAGAGCTTCATCACCTCCATGTTCATCCGCTCGCGGTCCTCGGCGAACTTCTTGCGGATCTCCTCCATCTTGGGCTGGAGCTCCTTCACCGCCTCCATGCCCACCATGGACTTGTAGGTGAGGGGCAGGAGCACGAGCTTCACCAGCACGGTGAGCAGGATGATGGCCACGCCCCAGTTGCCGGTGACGGCGTGGAACCACTTCATGAAGAACAGGAGCAGCTTGCAGATGACGGCCCAGATGCCGAAGTCCACCGTCTCCTCGATGGTGGGGTCCCACGCGGCGGCCGTCATGCCCGCGGCGCTCAGCACCTCCTGGCTGGGCACGGGCTTGAGCAGGTCGGGGTCCTTGGGGCCGAACCAGCCACCGAAGCGCACCGTCACCGTCTCGCCCGCGCCCACGGTCAGCGGGAAGCCCACGGCCACCTGGCGCACGGTGGGCGTGGCGGTGAGCACGCAGTGCCCCTCGCGCGGCGCCTCCAGCGGGTAGAGCATGGACAGGAAGTACTGCTGGTCGATGCCGAAGTAGTGCACCGGCCCCGAGAAGGTCTCCGAGGCCTCGTCCTCCGGCACCCGCTTGTGCAGTTTCTCGCCCACGTGGCACGCCGCCCGGCTCTGGTTGCCCACGCCGCCAAAGAAGGACGGGGCGTGCTCGAAGTTCGGGTCGATGGCGCGGTTGTGGTGCACCCGGAGCTCGCCGGTGAGCGGCTGGGACGAGGTGTTGTGCACCTGCACCGTGTACGTCAGCTCGTGGCCCGCGTTCGGCCACTGCACCCGCTTCACCACCTCCCAGGGGCCCCGGCGCGTGGTGAACACCACCGTGCCCTCGCCCGCCTCCTGCACCTGGTAGCGGGCATTGGCGGGCAGGGGCGAGGTGCCCTCGATGGAGACCGACAGCGGCAACGGCTGGCCCGGCACCGGCTGCACCAGGTTCATCTGCGGCGGGGGGAGCAGCTCCGCGCCGAAGAGCTCCTTGTAGCCCTCCGCCACGGACAGCGACTGCTGCTCGCGCATCTTCGGGCCCTGGAGCACCGCGGAGGTGAAGCCAGCCCCCTCGGACGAGAAGGTGTACTTCGCCTCCTGGCGCGTGCGCTCCAGGGTGCGCACGGGCGCCTCGGGCTCGGGCGGGCTCTCTCCGGCGGCCAGCTCCGGGGTGCCACCGCCCGGCGGGGGGGCAGGCACGGCGAGCGTCCCCCCATCGGCGGCCCCCGCGGCCACCCCCGCATCCGCCGCGCCCGGCTCTGGGGCGGTCGGCGCGGTCGGCGCCAGGAACATCATGTAAATGGTGATGGCCG
Protein-coding sequences here:
- the yidC gene encoding membrane protein insertase YidC; the encoded protein is MLPDDPLSPQSNDSQKRMLTALGVSFAAITIYMMFLAPTAPTAPEPGAADAGVAAGAADGGTLAVPAPPPGGGTPELAAGESPPEPEAPVRTLERTRQEAKYTFSSEGAGFTSAVLQGPKMREQQSLSVAEGYKELFGAELLPPPQMNLVQPVPGQPLPLSVSIEGTSPLPANARYQVQEAGEGTVVFTTRRGPWEVVKRVQWPNAGHELTYTVQVHNTSSQPLTGELRVHHNRAIDPNFEHAPSFFGGVGNQSRAACHVGEKLHKRVPEDEASETFSGPVHYFGIDQQYFLSMLYPLEAPREGHCVLTATPTVRQVAVGFPLTVGAGETVTVRFGGWFGPKDPDLLKPVPSQEVLSAAGMTAAAWDPTIEETVDFGIWAVICKLLLFFMKWFHAVTGNWGVAIILLTVLVKLVLLPLTYKSMVGMEAVKELQPKMEEIRKKFAEDRERMNMEVMKLYQQAKVNPLGGCLPLLIQMPVWIALFTALRNSFDIYWEPFFGPVWRDLTYKDPTYLLPLALGVSMIITQKMQPQMMDAAQARIMIWVMPIIFTLTLLQYPAGLSLYIFTNNLLSIGQQWGLRKWLDHQKKKRGGGGTPATAAATAGGKRK
- a CDS encoding tRNA modification GTPase, with protein sequence MSPQGTIAALATAPAAGAVGILRLSGPAALEVGRRLAPGIPEAPVPRHAYLASFVDAQGLTLDEGLFLYFRAPHSFTGEDVVELQAHGSPRLLQLLLARVLEDERVRPARPGEFTRRAFLQGRIDLTRAEAVADLVAADSEAAVRAAAAGLAGALSHRVRALEEPLRALHADLEGVLNFPDEAEGADEGAGPRVAALRSEAEALLSEAGRGRLVRRGARVALYGPVNAGKSTLFNRLVGEARALVDAEPGTTRDVLEARVEWNGLALSLLDTAGLRETPGRLEALGIARTRQTLASVDLALLVLPPEALPAEAEGWAHEAGATAVLRVAGKCDVAPSLPSPAWERGLRVSGRTGEGLEPLRAAILSHLWGEGTPAAVALVSERHADALRRAAEALGRAHEASRLSTLEVLSGEVGLALEALGEVSGTSASEALLDAIFQRFCIGK